A DNA window from Drosophila virilis strain 15010-1051.87 chromosome 4, Dvir_AGI_RSII-ME, whole genome shotgun sequence contains the following coding sequences:
- the rau gene encoding uncharacterized protein rau: MLKHVQISPLRNRSDSVSLRSSSNASSCASSMCGSPEPPTDMQRTPSRASSYSSLNEQPPQTTIKVYTNCLKIDIEYKTLGIQWDTTSKEVIAQLLRRLKMRHRDPRLFYLSMEVAVRRAGVKTILVLDEDTRPAILQACHPKGESRFCLQLKPGGLIRVHTSALQPSSQYKSLVISEETNCDELLQLLLGCYSSLEPVENFALYEVCPGQECQRKLHPDDLPLRAQSERLRRGESCHFLVRRTPNYARRRQLLANLNEAISQSYESAATGVPAAAVEDADAISLLELSLDSEPAEDLRSCSSSSEDAEDDECASSSGSSDNSTECTLRRDFFQRHTPAATPSAVGAIAQSNGNASPPARAYSPVYNIREIRTATHSFSSLGKDKKLLDIHMNARYAPAGIYSRLLPVAEVDHLDVNGNAAATTSTTTTTTTPAAAAKLAAEAVNNNPAKGLGHFVYL; this comes from the exons ATGCTGAAGCACGTTCAAATCTCGCCGTTGCGCAATCGCTCGGATTCGGTTTCGCTGCGCTCCTCGAGCAACGCCTCCTCCTGCGCCAGCTCCATGTGCGGCAGTCCGGAACCGCCCACCGATATGCAGCGAACGCCATCGCGCGCCTCCAGCTACTCGAGCCTGAACGAGCAGCCGCCGCAG ACCACCATCAAGGTATACACGAACTGCCTGAAGATCGACATTGAGTACAAGACGCTGGGCATACAGTGGGACACCACCAGCAAGGAGGTGATTGCCCAGCTGCTGCGACG CCTGAAGATGCGTCATCGCGATCCTCGCCTCTTCTATCTCTCCATGGAGGTGGCCGTGCGACGGGCGGGCGTGAAGACCATACTGGTGCTGGACGAGGACACGCGCCCAGCCATACTGCAGGCCTGCCATCCCAAGGGCGAGTCGCGCTTCTGCCTACAGCTGAAGCCGGGCGGCCTGATAAGGGTGCACACCTCGGCGCTGCAGCCGAGCTCACAGTACAAATCGCTGGTCATCAGCGAGGAGACCAATTGCGATGAGCTGCtacagctgctgctcggctGCTACAGCTCGCTGGAGCCCGTGGAGAACTTTGCCCTGTACGAGGTGTGCCCGGGCCAGGAATGCCAGCGCAAGCTACATCCGGACGATCTGCCGCTGCGCGCCCAATCGGAGCGACTGAGGCGCGGCGAGAGCTGTCACTTTCTGGTGCGGCGCACGCCCAACTATGCGCGCCGTCGCCAGCTGTTGGCCAATCTGAACGAGGCCATCAGCCAGAGCTACGAGAGCGCTGCGACGGGCgtgcctgctgctgcggtCGAGGATGCAGATGCAATTAGCCTACTTGAGCTTTCGCTAGACTCGGAGCCGGCCGAGGATctgcgcagctgcagcagcagcagcgaggaTGCCGAGGACGATGAGTGCGCAAGTAGTTCCGGCTCATCGGACAACTCCACCGAGTGCACGCTGCGTCGCGACTTCTTTCAGCGCCACACGCCTGCTGCCACGCCCTCCGCTGTTGGGGCCATCGCTCAAAGCAATGGCAACGCATCGCCGCCCGCTCGTGCCTACAGCCCCGTGTACAACATACGCGAAATACGCACCGCGACGCACTCGTTCTCCTCGCTGGGCAAGGATAAGAAGCTGCTGGACATACACATGAATGCACGCTATGCGCCGGCTGGCATCTACAGCCGCCTGCTGCCAGTCGCCGAGGTGGACCACCTGGATGTCAATGGCaatgcagcagccacaacatcaacaacaaccacaacaacaactccagctgcagcagcgaaACTTGCAGCGGAAGCGGTTAACAACAATCCGGCCAAAGGTCTGGGCCACTTTGTCTACTTGTAG